A part of Uloborus diversus isolate 005 chromosome 6, Udiv.v.3.1, whole genome shotgun sequence genomic DNA contains:
- the LOC129224707 gene encoding synapse-associated protein 1-like, translating to MDLLWKVSSKAKEMLSQKDDATESPEASKGEPPIGFTAGLGAEKPASSLSLETQQGNSDREVSSESENVDTERSPSPVSKESEPTLEIGDESENSNVKVGLSAGDLKDASQKAVETAKESAKSFGSFLYGIANKTGRTLTETAKQLKTTVEENSILGDFNKEQQAFATSKNSESKDESPPPWVGTEDEENLKQQILSLSADRRNFLRSPPTGVKFDFDFDSMYPVAKTMLKEDPALETMRFEIVPKLINEENFWRNYFYRVSLVKQSSKLNKMQKDSSGDSSSSSSRRSLSNESIKGMEKTGIENEAFDASDSPTQEFVSDAFQANRVSEEDIKQGMKMLGVTEKASKEDDWEREMQQELQEYEVVAEGNDDDHDWENEIEEMLDEKVKDVV from the coding sequence ATGGATTTACTGTGGAAAGTTAGCTCCAAAGCGAAAGAAATGTTGTCTCAGAAAGATGACGCTACTGAGAGCCCTGAGGCATCAAAGGGGGAACCCCCCATTGGTTTTACTGCTGGTCTTGGAGCAGAAAAACCAGCTTCTTCTTTAAGTCTTGAAACTCAACAAGGTAATTCAGACAGAGAAGTCTCTTCAGAAAGTGAAAATGTAGATACCGAACGAAGTCCTAGTCCTGTTTCCAAAGAGTCAGAACCTACCCTTGAAATCGGGGACGAATCAGAAAATAGCAATGTCAAAGTGGGCCTATCTGCAGGCGATCTGAAAGATGCGTCTCAGAAAGCAGTAGAAACTGCTAAGGAATCTGCTAAGTCGTTCGGAAGTTTCCTGTATGGCATTGCAAATAAAACTGGCCGTACCTTGACCGAAACTGCTAAGCAGCTCAAAACAACTGTGGAAGAAAACAGCATCTTGGGAGACTTTAACAAAGAGCAACAGGCTTTTGCCACCAGTAAGAATTCTGAGTCGAAAGATGAAAGCCCTCCTCCCTGGGTTGGAACTGAGGATGAAGAAAACCTGAAACAGCAAATTTTGTCTTTGTCGGCCGATCGCCGAAATTTCCTCAGGAGTCCTCCTACGGGGGTGAAGTTTGACTTTGATTTCGACAGCATGTATCCTGTCGCTAAGACCATGCTGAAAGAGGATCCGGCTCTAGAAACTATGAGATTTGAAATCGTTCCGAAACTCATCAACGAAGAAAACTTCTGGAGGAATTATTTTTACCGAGTTTCCCTCGTGAAACAGTCCTCAAAGCtgaacaaaatgcaaaaggatagCAGTGGTGACAGCAGTTCTTCGTCTTCGAGGAGGAGCCTCTCTAATGAGAGCATCAAGGGAATGGAGAAAACTGGCATCGAAAATGAAGCTTTTGATGCATCTGATAGCCCCACACAGGAGTTTGTGAGCGATGCTTTTCAGGCGAACCGGGTCTCCGAAGAAGACATAAAGCAGGGTATGAAAATGCTTGGGGTCACTGAAAAAGCTTCCAAAGAAGATGACTGGGAGAGGGAGATGCAGCAGGAACTACAAGAGTATGAAGTTGTGGCTGAAGGGAACGATGATGACCACGATTGGGAGAATGAAATTGAGGAAATGCTCGATGAGAAAGTGAAAGACGTGGTTTAA